Part of the Bubalus kerabau isolate K-KA32 ecotype Philippines breed swamp buffalo chromosome 18, PCC_UOA_SB_1v2, whole genome shotgun sequence genome is shown below.
TGTTTTCAATGAAGCCAATCATCTCCAGCTCGCGGAGGGTCAGTAGCTGCTGGCGAGGGTATATGATCTGGCACTGCGGGGACAGAGGACGGGGCAGCAAAAGCATCGGGTCAGCGCTCTCTCCCTGAGCTCAACATGCAGACCCAGCAACTGCAGTGCTCAGTGTGAGACAGTGGGTGCAGGCCGAGCAACACCCCCTTCTGCACCGGAGCCAGACACCGTACGTTATGCCAACAAATCAAGACCCCAGAGAAAGCTAATGTGTTCTCAGAAAAGCAAGAAACAGCTCCAGACACCCTCATCAGCTCTTCCAGGCAGGAGAGGTAGATCTTGAAGATGGCCGCTGCAGAGGGCGGTCCGATGTACTGCCTGATGTCAGCCCTGTCCACGAAGGCCACGTCGATCCTTTCTGTGATGTTGGACGTGGTCAGGATCACCACGTTGGAGTGCCTGCGGGCAGAGGGTGGGCCCAGTCACCCCGGGCCACAGGGACTCGACCCCCCTGACCCGACACACGCAGTGTGAGGACAGGCCAGCACCAGGGCCCAGGCGTTCAGCCGGCTTCCCGCCCTGtgtctaccccccacccccacaacgcCTTCTGAGGCCCTGCTTCCTGCGCTCCACCTGACCCTCGCTCCTGCCAGGCTCCGGCTGCGACCGTGCAGAGCCTCCCCGCTCCCGGTCTGCGAGCTCCCCGCCTATGGACAGTTCTCGCGGCCCCCAGCTGGACCGCTCCCTGCCCCCTTCACCACAGTGAAGCCCGCACTCTGCACAGCGTCCCTGCGCCCCAGCGCCAACACTGCCCTGCCTGGGCACGGCCACACCCGGGCGTCACTCTCATTGCCCTGGAGGCTGTGGCGCCAAGCTGCACGATTCACCCTGGGGACTGGCGGCCCTCCCCTCCGGCTCCCAAACTCCCCAGAGAGGCCCCGTCATCCAGTCTGCTCACCCCCGGGCCGGCACGGAGGGGGAGGGCCGCCCTGGGGAACACACCACCTGGCCTGCTGGGCTTGAGTCCCAGGGATGAGGCAGGGCTGCCCGGGCCCGCAGGCAGCACAGAGACCACGGGCAGTGTTGTGGCCGGGGAGCACTTGGACAGCTGCCCCCGACCAACCGCGTCCTGTGACCACAGGTAGCCAGTCCTCTGCAGGGTGAGCAGGGCTGAGCCAGGTGAGGGAGGCACATGGGGCCCAGGAGTCTGGGCAGAGGCTGGTGAGCGTGGAGTGCGCACAGGGCCCCCCCACACAGCTGGGAGCCATGTGCCAGGATCGAGCTTTTCACAAATGGTCACCAGAGCAGGCCTGAATCGCATGAGGCAAGGAAGGCGAGACAAACTGCAGAGACAAGTCTCCACTCCTCCCAGAGCGACAGGACGAGAGTCAGGGAGACCCCCTTTTCTGAGCAATGGGTACCTTCTCCCCACACCAAAGCTTTGCTGTGCATTTTTAACACTTCAATAACGTAAAAAGTGCTTCATTTCTGAAAAGCTTATGTAGCACACACTGCTTCAAACATAGAGAAGACAGAGCCCACACCCAATGCCAGACGCACTCTGAGCTGGAAAAACTGGGGGTGAGGCTGGGGCTGTGAGTGTGCAGGGGTACCTTTTAATCTGATCAATTTGGGTCAAGACGGCATTGACGACACGGATGGCATCGGAAGGCTCGGTGCCTGCCCTGCACGCGTTACGGGCGGCGGTCAGGCTTTCCACCTGTGGGCACAGAGTGACAGGGTGGTCAGCTGGGTGGACGCGGGGGCGTGTGAACACTGCACCGAGGGCCTGAGAGGCCCCAAGGCTAGGCCTGCAGGGTGCAGCCTGTGGGGCTGGACAAGCACGGGCGGGCAGAGCCAGCAACGCCGAAGGCCACCCAGTCCTGTGCTTCCTCCGCTCACAGGTGTGACGTCTCAACACACCCACCTCATCGATCAGCACGAACACCAGAGCATCCTTGTCATCAATCAAGTCCTGAATCTTCTGGAACATCCTAGTCACCAGCTTGCCACTCTGGAAACAGAACCCTCCTCATCATCAACTCGCACTCTTCAGGCTGCCTGGTGCACACGTGCGTCCACCATCTCCACCTGGCTGCGCTCTGACCCCAGGGGGCCCCACAAGCCCACCGTCTCCTGACAGCCCCTTGGAAAACTTCCTGAATCAGAGAAGCCAGGTCTGCAGGGAACCCAGAGGCCTGCCTCCTGGCGTCCTGGGAGGGGCCACACTCGCACCTCGGTCCCCCTTTCTCTCCCCAGCGGTCCTGGACGGGCTGGGTCTCGGGTGCACATCAGCCAGGCGCACCTCCTCCGGGCACTCCTGTCCCTGCCCACCACCCGCCAGGGGTGCCGTCTGACGCGGGCCCCGCAGCAGAGCCCCCGAGCTGAGGGCGGCTGTGGCATGCCCTGGCCTGAGGGCCTCGGCGCAGCTGGCGGACAGGCCCAAGCTGAGGGTGCAGTCCCACCGGAAGGCGGCCCCGCCCTCCTCAGCGAACACCGAACGCCCTGGGCCCCAGCCCGGGGCTGGAGGTGACAAGCAGAGGGTCCTCTCAGGCCTCAGATGGTTTCCAGGTTATCACTAAACTCTGGAACTTTCCTCTGACCACACAGTCAGAGCCCCTGTTCACGTTCCTATTTCACCTATTTCTTTCCTAAAGCTTTTGGAGGAAAAGAGTTTGCCTAATCCACTGGACAAGTTTTCAACTGCATGGTGGACAATACAGAGAACTGGATTAGTATAAATACTTACCTCTGAAAACCACTTAGAAAAGAGGCTGTGGCTGTTTATTTCAACTAACTGGCCATATCGGTACCTaagatggtttaaaaaaagatGGAGAGCAATCGTTACAAGTCAGTCCAACAACATCCCTGGCGGCAACCACCTCCGTCTCTATCACGCAACACTGCTCAAGTGCCCAGCAAGCTGATAATGACTCCTCTGTTACTACTGACCCAGGATGAGGCACCTGCGAACTGGAACCCGTAGTTAGGAGCGATCTTAACGAGATGCGCCAACACCGATAGCTCTAGTTGGAGCAAACTCAGTGTCTCAAACTGAATGGCATCTTCATTTCGGTTAAAGCAAGAAAAAGTGGTGGTAAGATGGTGGAGCAGAAGGACatgcgctcatcttctcctgcgagaactccaaaattgcaactcgctgctgaaccaccatcaacaggagaatgttggatcccaccaaaaaaagacagCCCACATCtaagagcaaaggagaagccccagcaatatggtaggaggggcaaaaacCACATTTGGAATCAAAcgccatacctgccagagatgctcagagggcgcaaataaaaccttgtgcacacaggatccagggaccccacagagacttagccagacctgcctgtgagtgtttgagTGTTGCCTGCAGAGGCACggggggtcagcagtggcctgccgtgggcacaggggctctggctgcagcagacccgGGAGGCGCGGCGTGTGGCCTAAGTCCTTTTGGAGGAGACTGACATTAtctctatcactgagccactgagcagacGACGCACAAAccgcagaacaattataccagaGTTCTCGCACTGTGATGAAACTTCTAGGACCCACAGCATATGTGCCAACCTGGGcatccagcaaagggactgactgagaacccccagggaatctgactttagaggccagtgggatttgattacagactTTCCACagcactggggaaacagactcttggagggcacaaacaaaaccttgtgtgcaccaggacccaggagaaaggagcagtgacccccccaagagactgagccaggcctgcctgtgagggcaagagatgggaataccagaccacctgacctgcctcccgagaaatctgtatgcagctcaagaagcaagttagaaatggacatgaaacaatggactggttccaaatggggcaaggagtacgtcaaggctgcatattgtcaccctgcttatttaacttatatgccgaatatatcatgcgaaatgccagactggatgaagcacaagctggaatcaagattgcagggagaaatatcaataacctcagatatgcagatgacaccatccttatggcagaaagcgaagaggaaccaaagagcctcttgatgaaagtgaaaaaggagagtgaaaaagttggcttaaaactcaacattcaaaaaaacaaagatctgggcatctggtcccatcacttcatggcacatagaaggggaaatggtggaaacattgacagactttatttccttgggctccaaaatcactgaggacagtgactgaagccatgaaattaaaagatgcttgctcctcagaagaaaagctatgaccaacccagacagcatattaaaaagcagagacattattttgccgacaaaggtccatctagtcaaactatggtttttccagtagtcacgtatggatgtgagagttggatcataaagctgagcaccaaagaattgatgcttttgaactgtggtcttagagaagactcttaagagtcccttggactgcaaggagatcaaaccagttgatcctaaaggaaatcagtcctgaatattcattggaaggactgatgctgaagctgaagctccaatactttggttacctgatgtgaagaactgattgactagaaaagaccctaattctgggaaagactgaaggcagaggagaaggggacgacagaggatgagatggttggatggcatcaccaactcaatggacaagagtttgagcaagctcttgaaAGTTGGTGAcggagggaagcctggtgtgctgcagtacatggggtcacaaagagtcggacatgattgagcaattgaactgaagaaTACTTAATAGTTTTTtggtttagccactcagtcgtgtctgactgtgcaaacccatggactgtagcccaccaggttcctctgttcatggaatttcccaggcaagaatactggactgggttagcatttccttctccaatagttaATATAACTAGTTAAATACAATTAATTCCTAATACTGTTTTTAGTCtacttataatttatatttctgtgttcaaAAATCATTATCTGTATTAACGTGgcaaacaaatcaaaacataagCATCAAAAGTCTGCCCAcagttgaacatttttttttccttccacaaaACCCAAAGGAATGTAAGAATTTGTTTTCCAGCACAAAATCACTTCCCTCAAACCTGGAGCCCTGGAAAGCTCAAAGGGAATCTGGACACACGCTGTCTGAAATCCAGCACTAATACCCCATCTACCATGGAGTCAGCGAGGGCTCTGGATGCACTTTAGATCTGATTaaaatcaaacaggaaatggccaGCAGAGAAGCCAACTCCCAGATCCTTTTTACAGTTTCTTTCATGTTGAgagtccacaaaaaaaaaaaaaaaataattaccttaaaaagTATCACTGACTTTCCAGTTGAAAAACATCATGTAGTAATtttgtttacagatgaggagaagggggaggtagACAACCTGGTGAATACAGCCTGGATTGGATGTCACAAGATTAACTATAAAGCATTGTGATTATTAAGCAAAGTGGACTTAAGTTAATAAAGCAAAAAGGCTTGCGAAGGCTTCTTCTTGCCACAAATTAAATACCAGTTTCCAGATCTTTGTACTGGAAAACGTCACATTTCTTATAATAACACCTTCACCTTCCACTGTTTCAGGAAACTGCCCTCGGAGATTATCAAACACAGATGTGTTTCACTATGTCAAGACAAAGGCCAAGATACTGAGCATAAAACAAAGGCCTGAAACGAGCAACTTCCCTACTTTTAAGATAGTTTtgaaaaaaaacagatttaaaagtAAATCTCACAGGATTTCCTCTTCTGAAGTCATACTAGGCTAAAAGGGTGATTTACCTTCTGCCATAACCAACTAGAAAACTAGACAAAACAGTGAAACAGCATCTGTGAAGGGCACCAGACAACATCATCGGGGACTGTGACCTGGGAGGCGGCAAGGGGCAAGCGCGACGGCCCTGATCTCCTGCCTGGAGTGACACTGAAGGGGACCCAGGAGGAGAGGCCAGGGTAGTGAGCTGAGGAGACAGAGGCCAGAGTTCAAGGAGCTGAGGTGTCTGGAGGCTACAGAGCAGGGatccagggaggagggagatgcaGGAATGAAGCCTGGCGACTGTCATGGGGCAGCAGCGTGTGAAGAGGGAGCCCAGCGCTAGAGTGCTCGAGACCCAGGGCTGAGGGGCGAGAGTACTTGCTGCTCATTCAGGGGCTCAACTGAGACCCCAGAAGGGTCCTCCTGAGGGTGAAGTCTGGACCACACTGAGACCACTCTTGAAAAAGCTTAAAAACAGACCTCAAAAGGATCACACCAAACACAAGTACCCAAACCCCGTCAGAATAAAACCCAGCAGTCATTAAAGACAAACAAGAGAATCCAGTCACTTCAAATCTTTATGTCCACATTCAACAATTACCTGGCACACTAAGAAGCAGAACATATGACCCATAACCAGACCCAAATGATAACGAGGATGGAATTGGTAGACAGAGCTTACAAGCATAAACAGAACTGAACAATCTTCAGACAAGAAAATCAATCTTCAGACAAGAAAATCACGCTCAGAGATGGGAATTTCGCTGAACAGAAGTAAAAGCAGATCAGATACTGCAGAAAACTATCCAAAATGAAactcataaaatttttaaaacttgaaaaaagaTGCAAGAGCACATGAGTGGCCTGCGGGGCAGCATGAGACAGTCTAACATGTGAATGAACAGACCCCACAAATGGGGCAGAGCAGGGGAATGAGCTGAAGAGCTAACGCCCAAATAGTCTCCAAATGCAGTGGAACCATAAATCCCTAAACGGACTACACTCGAAAGAATGAACTACCAATATATATGCTATAACATAGGTGAACTTTGAAAAACGGTATGGTAAGTGAACAGAACCAATCAGAAAAGACTACTACATACTGTTTAATTTCAATTACATGAAATGTCCGGAATAAATAAATGTAGTGGAACCGTAAATCCGCCAATGGATGACACTCAAAAGCGGCAGACAAGCCCAGCGCTAGGCTTGGACGGCAGACAGATGGTCCACACAGACATCAAGCAAGTGGAGAACGGTCGAACCAAAGTGAGCAGAGACGCGCTCCTCCAAGTGTACACAGGGTGGTCACCATGAGAGGTCCCGTGCTGGTCCCAGGGTGAGTCTCAGCACATGTAAGAAGACTGGAATCAGAGCTCAAGACTATGTGAGTACAGAGGGATTCGTTACATTACACCGAGACACCTACTATTCATGTAAGATGATTTAAAAAGAGAAGCAGCTCCTCCCATCATTACAGCTGAAACAGAGCAAGCCCGCCTCTGCGGCTCCTCTCTCGAATCACCAAAGTTACCTGCTCGAGAGTCGGATGGTCAATTTCTGGGCTAAAGCTTTACACAGCGACGTTTTTCCAGTTCCTGGAGGACCTGTAacaaaatgcaaacaaataaGTATAAGTTAGTGCTGTAAGAGATTTCTTGAAACAGTAGCTGCCTTATTCACAGGATATAACACATGGAACGGACTGTAATGCTATAAATGTTATCATCACAAGGATCACTTAAGTTACTGAAAATCTGTTAACAGCGTAAATGCTAGAAAACATCACCAGGAGCTTCTTGGCCCGTAATCCACTCTGATTTCTTTCCACCTTCACTGAAACCCTCCCTGTCCCTACATGTCTTCTATGAAATCCGCTGATTATGAAAATCCACCTTTCAAAGGTCAAACAAGCCTTTCCTGATAACCATCAGGCGCTCAAGGCACTGGTGTTTGCTGCTCCTGAAGCCCACGGCACCTGCGTCTTTCACTCCAGCTCCGCACACATGGGCCCGAACCTCAAGCTACACAGGGGGAGCGGTCGGGCAAGGCCTGGGCGCTGTGTGCCCCTCAGCACAGCATCTAACAGGAGCGGAGGACGCTGACGTGGGAGCACAAACGTGTCCAGTAGAAAATGATGACGTTCTGTTCTGACCTTCTGCGTTTTCCGTAATTCACAAGTAAACGTGAGCGACTCTAATGGGACACTGCACTGCACCAAGTGAGACACCTTTTGACCGCCTTCTCTGGCTCTAGTATCAAGAAAATTTGCCAAGACGCCCTAAAGGCACTGTTTTCATAAAACCGAACACAAGCCTACAATCTTCATTGTATAAAAAAGCTAATAACACTTTTAATTATAGCTCTTACCTCACTGTAATTTGGGCTTTCTCTCAATTCTTTGTCTCTCCTGGGATAGTAACAATAACAACGGCAACAAacccctccccgccctccccccccCAGTATTCTCTTCCGAGAACTAGGCAGAGTTCTGTGAAGTGTGGGCTTTTGCAGTTTGTTCCATCAAGAGAAGCTCCAAGTGTACTATGAAGAAATAGAAGGCAGCTGCTACCCTGAGAAACCCATAACCAGCGGGAAATGAGGCAGGTATTTGGAAAGCTGAATAACAGCATAAAAAGTCACAAGGGATGCTCAGGTGGCTGCCCCATGAAGGGTCAAGTAACCAAAGCAGAGAGCATGCACATGGCTGGCTTCACAGAGGACAGCATTCCTGGCCCCACTAGGAAGGAGCTGTAACTCTTCGCAGGACaaaggcaggaagaaagcctgacTCCACGCAATTTTATTTTGTCAAACGAAACCAAAACACTTACCGTGAAGCAGCACCACCCGGTTCCAGGTGATGAGGTTACTGTCGACATTTTTGTCTGAGAACAGTAAAGTCGTCATCACGTAGTCGAGGAGCTgcatgaagaaaggaaagacagaagtgaAGTCCTCGGCAGAGCAGAGGTTCAGCTGATCGTGCCCTGAATGAGCAGAAGGAAGGAGAGTCTTCAGAGGCTGCCAAGCACACTCAGGCTTTCACCTCAGAAGACATCTTAAAATCTAAGAGGACAAGTGCTGGGTGTGACTATTACAAGGATAAAAGGAAACTCAAAGGTCACTTAACTGAGGGCTACACCGAGTAAGTGAGCTCCTTCTTCTGGGACACTTGCACTGGACAAGCTGTGTTTGCTAAAAGAACAGCTGGGGCTCTGGGGTCCCCGTGGCTTCTAGGAGAGCTGGAGTGGGTGACGGGGGTGGTGGGGACGGAATTCTGGGATCCTCCCCTCCCTCATCTGTGTGCAGAAGGACTCTTCACCTAGAAGGGGGCTCAGACATGGTGGTACTCGTTCAGATCGCCCACCTGTTCTGCCCCTTGGCACTGCCTTCTCAGCCCACAGGTTCCTAAGAGTGTGAGCCAGTGCCAGTGGGTTCACTTTTGAACCCTCCCCCTTCTCCCGAGGGGAACTCCCCAGAGTACAGCTCCACTCAGAGCAAGCCCAGAGGAGACGCCCAGGACAGAAAGACAGACTCCCAGGGCAGGGGTTGCTGGCAAGCAGCACTCCTAGAAGCCCATGTAACATAAGAGGCACTAGAGAGAACACAATAATGATTCACCTGAAACATGGAAGCCTTTCAGGAAAAAGCATAACTCACATGAGATTTGACTTCCATGTCATACACCAGGCTGTCCCAAAGCCCATGGAATTCAGctgagagaacaaaacaaaaccaaatgttAGGAAAGCAAGCCTTGCGCCTACTGGTTATGTCCACCCTGAGCCGCAGACATCCTCAACTGCTCCAGACGCAGCAAGCTGCAATTCTGGTTACAGAGAAGCTAAACTTTCAAAGTCATTTCTAAGTTAAAGATGTTGAATAAGCGGCAGTCACATGTGGCTTTGGGCAGATAATGAACCTTCTGTGGACCTGTGCGTGGACCCAAGCACTGCCCTGAACTCACCACTCTCCCCACAGGCCAACACTCTGGCGGGGCCTAGTGGCAGGTGGAGTCTAGCTTTCAAGACGTCAGGCCTAACCTGGATTAGACATGGGATTCAGCCGGCTAGATCCCATTGGCACAGAGAAGTACagagaaggtgggaggaaggagtGGTCCAGCAAGACTGACCAACTAGGCAGGAAAGAAGAGCGACGGCGTCATCCTCAACTAGCACCAGCTTCGAGAGACCCATCCAAGTAGCCTCATACTGGaaatttctacttttctgtccTGTGATAAACTTCCTAACAGATAGAACGCCCTAAAACTCTACACAACAGACACACAATATCTCGGAGCCTGAGGTGTGCGCTGCCTTCCGCCCTGCCGTGGTAGGCACGTGCCACCTGCTGCTTCTGTCACAGGTACCTGCAGGCAGAACCCAGTGATTTGCCGCGATTAtgttttctgtctcttcctccaGGTTCTCACTGCTGGGGCCATCCTCGTTCAGCTGGAAGATGTGAAGTGCAATATTGCACGCGCTCAAATCAATGGGCTGTtatgagaaagaaaatcaaataaatctATACAACACACTATCGAAACAGCAAATGTTCTCGGGCCACGGGTTAACTGTTTCTCAGCTCTGAGAATTAAGTTACCTGTGGATCTTTAGCCTTTAATTCCGTGTCAACAATAGACACAGACTGCACATTTCTGGTGAGAAAAGGCTCGTCAAACTCAGACCAGGTGTAATCACCAAACACAATGTTATGCCTGTTGAGTAGCTTTCTAACACTCAGCTTTATATCCTCTTTTTTCGCAGTGCTAGAAACACAGAACACATAAAATCAgatctgagttaaaaaaaaaaaacaaaaaaaacaaccctaacATCTTAATAAAGAGTGATTACAAGCAAAACAGACCATAGTGGGGAAAATGCACCCATGGAGAGGGCTGGTGGGAGGGCCTGCCCGGGAGTGATCCGGTACCGACCAGGCGCTGGCGGTAACTGCAGGCTGTATGACCCAGGGAAGCTGCCCAAGGACTCTGCCCAGGCCCCTCAGAGGCAGGGGGTGCAGGCAAGTCGGTGCCACCCAGGCAGCTGGTCAGCAAGCTGGAACTGCTGCCTAGGTGCCAGCCCCACAGCTGGGAAGCAGCACAAGTCACGGGAGAATGAAACGCCCACAGCTGGGGGCCCCAGAGGAGATTCCCGGGCTGGGTCCACCCTCAGCGCCTGCCCCCCGCGCTCGCTGCCTCCCCGAGGGCCCAGGCCCTCCAGCGGCGCCTGCGGCGGTGTCCGCTCCCCAGAGCACCCGGCCCCGCGGAGACCCGCCGCCGCCAGCACCTCCGGGGCCCATCGTCCCGAGGGCCTGGCCGGGGAGAGGGGATGGTGGGCGAGGGTGAGGGCGCAGGGCCGTTTCCCAAAACTGAGTCTCCGGGGCCGGCTCTGCCGGGCTCGGCGGGCTTGAGGCCGGGGTCTGGGCCGACCCTGTCAGGGCGGGTCTGCTCGGAGCGGGGTCCCGTCAGGTCGGACGCTGCCAGGGTCGGGCCGAGGCCGGGCTCACCTGCCGCTCCGCTGGTGCACCTCCACGTGGACCGTGGGCGCCTCGGCCACGCAGGGCAACGCCTGCTTCAGGTCTCCCACAG
Proteins encoded:
- the TRIP13 gene encoding pachytene checkpoint protein 2 homolog; the protein is MDEAVGDLKQALPCVAEAPTVHVEVHQRSGSTAKKEDIKLSVRKLLNRHNIVFGDYTWSEFDEPFLTRNVQSVSIVDTELKAKDPQPIDLSACNIALHIFQLNEDGPSSENLEEETENIIAANHWVLPAAEFHGLWDSLVYDMEVKSHLLDYVMTTLLFSDKNVDSNLITWNRVVLLHGPPGTGKTSLCKALAQKLTIRLSSRYRYGQLVEINSHSLFSKWFSESGKLVTRMFQKIQDLIDDKDALVFVLIDEVESLTAARNACRAGTEPSDAIRVVNAVLTQIDQIKRHSNVVILTTSNITERIDVAFVDRADIRQYIGPPSAAAIFKIYLSCLEELMRCQIIYPRQQLLTLRELEMIGFIENNVSKLSLLLSEISRKSEGLSGRVLRKLPFLAHALYIQAPTVTIEGFLQALSLAVEKQFEERKNLSSCV